One window of Nostoc sp. C052 genomic DNA carries:
- a CDS encoding calcium-binding protein, whose translation MAITFGTTGNDTKNGTLGNDTIVGWASNGSAISLSGNDTLNGLAGNDSLLGGTGNDSLSGGDGNDTLDGGTENDTLRGGAGNDILKGSQGNDSLDGGDGVDTADYSQLGQSITLSGVGTITKAGGLGQDLLFKVEKIVANANVANNTIDASLSSSGVFITVNLQTQSLAANNVPGLGTLPFTVVNFDNVIGTNANDSITGDNQNNKLSGNNGNDTIDGGLGIDSLNGGAGDDTYIVDTTLDTIIEAANSGTDTVRSSVTYTLGANLENLRLIGNSAINGTGNSLNNFLFGNSANNTLNGRAGNDTIDGNLGNDILNGEDGNDSLQGGPGNDILNGGSGNDILIGTFPGSLLPPGLGETDTLTGGAGIDRFILGDAINIFYDDNNSANSGFADFATITDFDSSQDRIELKGTPLDYRLQVVGSNTRIFVDKPGSEPDEIIGILQGRNNLRLDSDDFLFYEQENPGEATNNTLTTAEGLGSLSSGSNVNLSAQLATVQPGGNFSSFDFFTFSLANAGTVTIRTVTSGDTVLGLFDDLGTLLQADDDSGGGNSSLISSSLSAGTYSISVSKYALFPEDGGTFSGSTSSGDFAYTLGVSVV comes from the coding sequence ATGGCAATTACTTTCGGCACCACAGGTAATGATACGAAAAATGGGACTTTGGGAAATGACACAATAGTTGGTTGGGCTAGTAATGGTAGTGCAATTAGCTTATCCGGCAACGATACCTTAAATGGTTTAGCTGGTAACGATTCTCTTCTAGGTGGGACGGGGAACGATAGTTTAAGTGGTGGAGATGGTAATGACACACTTGATGGGGGCACAGAAAACGACACACTTAGAGGTGGTGCAGGCAATGACATCCTCAAAGGCAGTCAGGGTAACGACAGCCTTGATGGCGGAGATGGTGTTGATACCGCAGACTACAGTCAACTAGGTCAAAGCATTACCTTGTCAGGTGTCGGAACCATTACAAAAGCCGGAGGATTGGGGCAAGACCTACTCTTTAAAGTCGAAAAGATTGTTGCTAATGCTAACGTTGCAAACAACACCATAGATGCATCATTATCTTCATCTGGGGTCTTTATCACCGTTAACCTGCAAACTCAAAGTTTAGCTGCCAATAACGTTCCTGGTTTGGGAACATTGCCATTTACTGTAGTCAACTTTGATAATGTCATTGGTACAAACGCAAATGATAGCATTACTGGCGACAACCAAAATAACAAATTATCCGGCAATAATGGCAACGACACAATTGATGGCGGCTTGGGTATTGACAGCTTAAATGGGGGAGCCGGTGACGACACTTACATCGTAGACACTACTCTTGATACTATTATAGAGGCTGCAAATTCAGGCACAGATACCGTCCGGTCTTCTGTCACTTACACATTAGGCGCCAATCTGGAGAACCTGAGGCTGATAGGAAATAGCGCCATCAACGGAACAGGTAATAGTCTTAATAACTTCCTTTTTGGGAATAGTGCTAACAACACTCTCAATGGAAGAGCAGGCAATGATACCATAGATGGTAATTTGGGCAACGATATCCTGAATGGTGAGGATGGCAATGACAGCCTACAAGGCGGGCCCGGCAATGACATACTCAATGGTGGGTCTGGAAACGATATCCTCATCGGTACTTTTCCTGGTAGTCTGCTTCCACCTGGATTAGGGGAAACTGATACCTTAACTGGCGGGGCTGGGATAGATAGATTTATCCTGGGGGATGCTATAAATATTTTCTACGACGATAACAATAGTGCGAATTCTGGTTTTGCAGACTTTGCTACTATTACTGACTTTGATTCTAGCCAAGATCGAATTGAACTCAAAGGAACTCCACTCGACTACCGCCTGCAAGTTGTTGGTAGCAATACACGAATATTCGTAGATAAACCAGGATCAGAACCAGATGAGATCATAGGTATTTTGCAGGGAAGAAACAATCTTAGACTTGATAGTGATGACTTCCTTTTCTATGAGCAAGAAAATCCTGGGGAAGCTACAAATAATACACTGACTACTGCTGAAGGGTTAGGTTCCTTATCATCTGGCTCAAACGTTAATCTTTCAGCCCAACTAGCAACAGTTCAACCAGGGGGAAATTTCTCATCATTTGACTTTTTTACATTTTCTTTAGCAAATGCCGGAACTGTCACTATCAGGACAGTGACATCGGGAGATACAGTTCTTGGACTGTTTGACGATCTCGGGACTTTATTGCAAGCTGACGACGATAGCGGCGGTGGTAATTCGTCATTAATCAGCAGTTCCCTGAGTGCAGGTACATACTCCATTTCAGTCAGTAAATATGCTTTATTCCCTGAAGATGGCGGAACTTTCTCTGGTAGCACATCGAGTGGTGATTTCGCTTATACATTAGGGGTCAGCGTTGTATAA